One genomic window of Candidatus Nitrospira inopinata includes the following:
- a CDS encoding protease inhibitor I42 family protein: MTSSKPDSIPPSADTHDIRSLVTTVGHPFVIRLWEDRTRGELWVPSYDSKHLVLLGDEFLRIASNNAVENGQRIFEFKAVTPGTHRLVFEKRMGWKFTAEDRRVFQIEATSPSGR; the protein is encoded by the coding sequence GTGACTTCGTCAAAGCCTGACTCCATTCCTCCATCCGCAGATACCCATGACATCCGTTCCCTGGTGACGACGGTCGGTCATCCGTTTGTCATTCGCTTGTGGGAAGATCGAACCAGAGGAGAGCTCTGGGTCCCGTCTTACGATTCGAAACATCTGGTCTTGCTGGGTGACGAGTTTCTTCGCATCGCCAGCAACAACGCGGTGGAGAACGGTCAGCGCATCTTTGAATTCAAGGCGGTGACGCCCGGGACGCACCGCCTCGTGTTCGAGAAACGCATGGGGTGGAAGTTCACCGCGGAGGACCGTCGGGTGTTTCAGATCGAAGCGACGAGTCCATCAGGCCGCTGA
- the leuD gene encoding 3-isopropylmalate dehydratase small subunit, which translates to MQAFTQLTGLVAPLDRVNVDTDQIIPKQFLKTIKRTGLREGLFFDWRRKPDGSPDPHFFLNQARYQGATILLTRDNFGCGSSREHAPWALLDQGFRCIIAPSFADIFYNNCFQNGILPVILDNEAVSALMKDVLGTEGYRLTVDLGAQQVTTPSGTVYRFEIDPFRKDCLYRGLDSIGLTLEHEGAIAAYERRRKQEAPWLFTDLS; encoded by the coding sequence ATGCAGGCATTCACACAATTAACCGGTCTCGTCGCTCCATTGGACCGGGTCAACGTGGACACGGATCAGATTATTCCCAAGCAGTTCCTCAAGACGATCAAGCGGACCGGCCTTCGCGAGGGACTCTTTTTTGATTGGCGGAGAAAGCCGGACGGGTCGCCCGATCCCCACTTTTTCCTCAACCAAGCCCGCTACCAGGGGGCGACGATTTTGCTGACGCGCGACAACTTCGGCTGCGGATCGTCGAGAGAACATGCGCCGTGGGCACTCCTCGATCAAGGATTCCGGTGCATCATCGCGCCAAGCTTCGCCGACATTTTCTATAACAACTGTTTCCAAAACGGCATCCTGCCGGTCATCCTGGACAATGAGGCGGTGTCGGCTCTGATGAAGGACGTTCTTGGCACAGAGGGATACCGGCTCACGGTGGATCTCGGCGCCCAGCAGGTCACAACGCCGAGCGGAACGGTCTATCGATTTGAGATCGACCCGTTCAGGAAAGACTGTTTGTACCGGGGGCTGGATTCCATCGGTCTCACGCTCGAGCACGAAGGGGCGATCGCGGCCTATGAGCGTCGGCGAAAACAGGAAGCCCCCTGGTTATTTACCGATCTTTCATAA
- a CDS encoding Rieske (2Fe-2S) protein → MEGFQKVARVDELLPGQSKVVMVNARPIALFNINGKYYAIHNSCPHEGGPLVEGRLKGFVVSCPWHDLAFDVRNGQGTDGGGYCVGSYETRVDGTDILVGPRRKI, encoded by the coding sequence ATGGAGGGATTTCAGAAAGTTGCGCGTGTCGACGAACTGCTCCCCGGGCAATCGAAGGTGGTCATGGTCAACGCGCGGCCCATTGCGCTGTTTAACATTAATGGCAAGTATTATGCGATTCACAACAGTTGCCCCCATGAAGGTGGACCGCTAGTGGAGGGCAGGTTGAAAGGGTTTGTGGTCTCCTGCCCGTGGCATGACCTCGCGTTCGATGTCAGAAACGGGCAAGGAACGGATGGCGGAGGCTACTGTGTCGGCAGTTATGAAACCCGCGTGGACGGAACGGATATTTTGGTGGGGCCTCGGCGCAAGATCTGA
- the leuC gene encoding 3-isopropylmalate dehydratase large subunit, translating to MAGATLFDKIWDAHVVRAEPDGTTLLYIDRQLVHEVTSPQAFEGLKLAGRRPRRPAATLAVPDHNVPTTDRTLPIADPISAKQIHTLEENCREFGITLFGMNDVRQGIVHVIGPEQGFTLPGMTIVCGDSHTSTHGAFGALAFGIGTSEVEHVLATQCLIQKRPKTMEIRVEGALSEHCSAKDIVLAIIGKIGTAGGTGHVIEYTGSAIRALSMEGRMTLCNMSIEGGARAGMVAPDEKTIAYLKGRPLAPQGALFDQAVKAWERLKTDSDARYDATVVMRAEDIAPQVSWGTSPGMVVGVDEKVPDPHTIADENTRRATERALEYMGLTPNMPVTDIAIDRVFIGSCTNARIEDLRLAARFAKGKKVATTVRAMVVPGSGLVKAQAEAEGLDRIFREAGFEWREAGCSMCLAMNADVLQPGERCASTSNRNFEGRQGAGGRTHLVSPAMAVAAAIEGHFVDIRRWV from the coding sequence ATGGCCGGAGCGACGTTATTCGACAAGATTTGGGACGCCCATGTAGTCCGAGCCGAGCCTGACGGCACCACACTGCTCTACATCGATCGGCAGCTCGTCCATGAAGTGACGTCCCCCCAGGCTTTCGAAGGATTAAAGCTGGCCGGCCGACGACCCCGGCGGCCTGCCGCCACGCTGGCGGTGCCGGACCATAACGTGCCGACCACCGATCGGACCCTGCCCATCGCCGACCCGATCAGCGCCAAACAGATTCACACGCTCGAAGAAAACTGCCGTGAGTTCGGCATCACCCTGTTCGGCATGAACGACGTGCGTCAGGGGATCGTCCACGTGATCGGTCCGGAGCAGGGCTTCACCTTGCCCGGCATGACCATCGTGTGCGGCGATTCCCATACCTCGACCCACGGGGCGTTCGGCGCGCTGGCGTTCGGCATCGGCACCAGCGAGGTGGAACACGTCTTGGCCACCCAGTGCCTGATCCAAAAACGACCGAAAACGATGGAAATTCGTGTCGAGGGGGCCCTGTCCGAACATTGTTCCGCCAAAGATATCGTCCTGGCCATCATCGGAAAAATCGGAACCGCCGGCGGGACGGGACACGTGATCGAATACACCGGCTCGGCCATCCGCGCCCTGAGCATGGAGGGCCGCATGACCCTGTGCAACATGTCGATTGAGGGTGGCGCCAGGGCCGGCATGGTCGCTCCCGATGAGAAGACGATCGCCTATCTCAAGGGACGGCCCCTCGCCCCGCAAGGCGCGTTGTTCGATCAAGCGGTCAAGGCCTGGGAACGACTCAAGACGGACTCGGACGCCCGCTACGACGCCACGGTGGTCATGCGGGCGGAGGACATCGCCCCGCAGGTCAGTTGGGGAACGAGCCCCGGCATGGTCGTCGGCGTGGACGAAAAGGTGCCGGACCCTCACACGATCGCGGATGAGAACACGAGGCGCGCGACGGAACGGGCCCTGGAGTACATGGGGCTCACGCCCAACATGCCGGTGACGGACATCGCCATCGATCGGGTGTTTATCGGATCGTGCACCAACGCGCGGATCGAAGACCTGCGGCTTGCCGCGCGCTTTGCCAAGGGGAAAAAAGTCGCGACGACGGTGCGCGCGATGGTCGTTCCCGGCTCAGGCCTCGTCAAAGCGCAGGCGGAAGCGGAGGGGCTTGATCGGATCTTCCGCGAAGCGGGCTTTGAGTGGAGAGAAGCGGGCTGCAGCATGTGCTTGGCGATGAACGCCGACGTGCTTCAGCCGGGTGAACGGTGCGCATCCACCAGCAACAGAAATTTCGAAGGGCGCCAGGGCGCCGGCGGCCGAACCCATTTGGTCTCGCCCGCCATGGCGGTGGCCGCCGCCATTGAAGGGCATTTCGTGGACATCAGGCGGTGGGTGTAA
- a CDS encoding SLOG cluster 4 domain-containing protein, with product MHFIVGVMGPAKARKKDLENARLLGELIARRGWAVLTGGRNVGVMDAACEGAKRVGGSLTIGILPTAKDKVSRYVDVPIITEMGSGRNNINVLTSHVVVVCGLTGSGTVSEVALAVKAGRPVVLVAASAADVAFFRKLDKRLVAAADSPEEAIALIMKRLERVHRRPRAVASDGYDGLSV from the coding sequence ATGCATTTTATCGTGGGCGTGATGGGGCCGGCGAAGGCCAGAAAAAAAGACTTGGAGAACGCGAGGCTGCTGGGCGAGTTGATCGCGCGGCGCGGGTGGGCGGTGCTGACGGGCGGACGAAACGTCGGCGTGATGGACGCCGCGTGCGAGGGGGCCAAGAGGGTCGGGGGCAGCTTGACCATCGGGATTTTGCCGACGGCCAAGGACAAGGTGTCACGCTACGTCGATGTGCCGATCATCACGGAGATGGGCAGCGGCCGCAACAACATCAACGTCTTGACCAGCCACGTGGTCGTGGTCTGCGGACTGACGGGGTCCGGGACGGTGTCGGAGGTAGCGCTGGCCGTCAAGGCCGGAAGACCCGTTGTGTTGGTGGCTGCGTCCGCCGCGGACGTGGCGTTCTTCCGCAAACTGGACAAACGGTTGGTGGCCGCAGCCGACTCGCCCGAGGAAGCGATTGCTCTGATTATGAAGCGGCTGGAGAGGGTCCATCGACGCCCGCGGGCCGTTGCGTCCGATGGATACGACGGCCTTTCCGTGTGA
- a CDS encoding MEKHLA domain-containing protein, with the protein MTSIWTSPAVLAWSQRLLDSFRRWTGRDLIARSGSKEGDAKALFDAPFVVVSHGIEPDPVLNYGNQAALRLWEMDWDRFLHTPSRMTAEPVHQEERRRILAVAQERGYVEGYRGVRISATGRRFLVTDAILWNVLDDHDRLVGQAATFRNWQNMR; encoded by the coding sequence ATGACTTCCATCTGGACCAGTCCGGCGGTATTGGCGTGGTCACAACGTCTGCTTGACAGTTTTCGGCGTTGGACGGGACGTGATCTGATCGCACGATCCGGGTCAAAGGAGGGCGATGCCAAGGCTTTGTTTGACGCGCCCTTTGTCGTGGTGTCGCACGGCATTGAGCCGGACCCCGTTTTGAATTATGGGAACCAAGCGGCGTTACGCCTCTGGGAAATGGACTGGGATCGGTTTCTCCACACCCCGTCGCGCATGACGGCGGAGCCCGTTCATCAGGAAGAACGGCGGCGGATATTGGCGGTGGCGCAGGAGCGGGGGTATGTGGAAGGCTATCGTGGCGTCAGAATATCCGCGACGGGCCGTCGGTTTCTCGTAACGGACGCGATCTTATGGAACGTGCTGGATGATCATGATCGTCTCGTTGGACAGGCGGCGACGTTTCGAAACTGGCAGAACATGCGCTGA
- the dat gene encoding D-amino-acid transaminase, producing the protein MPDIAFVNGRFVPWAEATVSIDDRGFQFGDGVYEVIRTYRGEPFELDAHLDRLDRSAQALSLPQPYSRARWVEWIREGVKLAGYREAKVYVQITRGVAPRDHAFPSDLSPTVVMTVRELHPLGSAVRQAGVTARTVEDLRWGRCDIKSVNLLGNVLAREEAKRAGVFEAILVKDGLVTEGSVSNVMAVRAGSIVTAPEGPRILSGVTRTVVLTMAAKEGISIEERFFPVDFLYAADEVFLTGTTIEVLGVVEIDGNVIGTGRPGPITRALAAQWARLTE; encoded by the coding sequence ATGCCGGATATTGCGTTCGTCAACGGGCGATTCGTTCCCTGGGCTGAAGCCACCGTTTCTATCGACGACAGGGGGTTTCAGTTCGGCGACGGAGTCTACGAAGTCATCAGAACCTATCGCGGCGAGCCTTTTGAGCTGGACGCGCATCTCGATCGGCTCGATCGAAGCGCCCAAGCGCTTTCTCTTCCGCAGCCCTATTCACGGGCACGGTGGGTGGAATGGATAAGGGAAGGAGTCAAGCTGGCTGGGTATCGGGAGGCCAAAGTGTACGTTCAGATCACGAGAGGGGTGGCTCCCCGTGACCACGCCTTTCCGTCCGATCTTTCCCCCACCGTCGTGATGACGGTTCGGGAGCTGCATCCGTTGGGTTCGGCGGTACGACAGGCCGGCGTCACCGCCCGGACGGTCGAAGATCTTCGCTGGGGGCGGTGCGACATCAAAAGCGTCAATTTGCTCGGCAACGTGCTGGCTCGCGAAGAGGCCAAGAGAGCCGGTGTGTTCGAGGCGATTCTGGTCAAAGACGGCCTGGTGACGGAAGGTTCGGTCAGCAATGTCATGGCGGTTCGGGCCGGGAGCATCGTGACGGCTCCCGAAGGACCTCGAATCTTGTCCGGTGTCACCAGAACGGTGGTACTGACGATGGCAGCGAAGGAGGGGATCTCGATCGAAGAACGGTTCTTTCCCGTCGATTTTTTGTATGCCGCGGACGAGGTGTTCTTGACCGGCACAACGATCGAGGTGTTGGGAGTCGTGGAAATCGACGGGAACGTCATCGGAACCGGTCGGCCGGGACCGATTACGCGGGCGCTTGCGGCCCAGTGGGCGCGGCTGACGGAATAA
- a CDS encoding tetratricopeptide repeat protein, with amino-acid sequence MAAAIWTALGQGSVFGASGGEARPTVSLYDNLGTLHHPVTTTSDQAQRYFDQGLRLVYAFNHEEAVLAFEEAARLDPSAAMPYWGIALALGPNINAPVTKEGERKALEALRKARAHSAHASEAERRYIEALGKRYGSKGEPRKVRDKAYADAMRALWRDFPDDADAGVLFAEALMDLRPWDLWTPTGKPKPGTEEIVSTLESVLARFPDHPGACHYYIHAVEASPAPERALACADRLSGLMPGAGHLVHMPAHIYMRLGRYHEAAERNTHAALVDRHYLAGRTLAGEYADAYYAHNLHFLWASLAMEGRKTESLKIARQLTTMVTEHKAQKDKWKEGYLPTPLWSLIRFGQWSDLLREPAPHASLRLHHAIWRLGRGLALTATGRLPEAEAEMAVLAASTKQVGRPRTDEGKIERAMIKIAERLLAGEIAARRGRYGEAIASLRDAVKMEEDLPYIEPPYWPIPVRHYLGDVLLAAGRYGDAEEEYRADLVRHPHNGWALFGLVKSLRAQEKVREAEEVERQFKAAWSYADVTLTGSRF; translated from the coding sequence GTGGCGGCGGCCATCTGGACGGCGCTCGGGCAGGGCTCGGTCTTCGGCGCTTCCGGTGGAGAGGCGCGTCCCACCGTCTCACTCTATGACAACCTCGGCACGCTGCACCATCCGGTGACGACGACGTCAGATCAGGCCCAACGATATTTCGATCAAGGACTGCGGCTGGTGTATGCCTTTAATCATGAAGAGGCCGTGCTGGCGTTTGAAGAGGCCGCCAGGCTCGATCCTTCCGCCGCCATGCCCTATTGGGGGATCGCGCTGGCGCTGGGGCCGAACATCAACGCGCCGGTCACCAAGGAGGGAGAGCGCAAGGCTCTGGAAGCGCTTCGCAAAGCCCGCGCCCACAGTGCTCATGCGAGCGAGGCCGAACGGCGATACATCGAGGCGCTCGGCAAACGGTACGGCTCAAAAGGGGAGCCAAGAAAGGTACGTGACAAGGCCTATGCCGACGCGATGAGGGCGTTATGGCGGGATTTCCCCGATGACGCGGACGCCGGCGTTCTCTTCGCGGAGGCCTTGATGGATCTCCGACCTTGGGATTTATGGACGCCGACTGGAAAGCCGAAGCCGGGAACGGAAGAAATCGTCTCGACATTGGAGTCCGTCCTCGCGCGATTCCCCGATCATCCCGGCGCCTGTCACTATTACATCCATGCCGTTGAAGCCTCGCCGGCGCCGGAGCGGGCGCTGGCCTGCGCGGATCGGTTGTCGGGCCTGATGCCGGGCGCCGGTCACTTGGTCCACATGCCGGCCCACATTTACATGCGTCTCGGTCGATATCATGAGGCCGCAGAGCGCAATACGCACGCCGCTCTTGTCGATCGACACTATCTGGCCGGCCGAACCCTCGCCGGCGAGTACGCCGACGCGTACTACGCCCACAACCTCCATTTTTTATGGGCCTCTTTGGCGATGGAGGGACGGAAGACGGAGTCGTTGAAGATCGCGCGCCAGTTGACGACGATGGTGACCGAGCACAAGGCGCAAAAAGACAAGTGGAAGGAAGGGTACCTTCCCACCCCTCTCTGGTCTCTGATTCGATTCGGCCAATGGAGCGATCTGCTGCGAGAGCCTGCGCCTCACGCGAGTCTGCGTCTTCACCATGCCATCTGGCGATTGGGCAGGGGCTTGGCCTTGACCGCCACCGGCCGCTTGCCGGAGGCGGAAGCGGAGATGGCGGTTTTGGCCGCCTCGACGAAACAGGTCGGGCGTCCCCGCACGGATGAAGGAAAAATAGAGCGAGCCATGATCAAGATCGCCGAGCGTCTTCTGGCCGGAGAGATCGCGGCCCGCCGTGGGCGATACGGCGAGGCGATCGCGTCGCTCAGGGATGCCGTCAAAATGGAAGAGGACTTGCCCTACATCGAGCCGCCCTACTGGCCGATTCCCGTTCGCCATTATCTTGGAGACGTGCTGCTGGCGGCCGGTCGATACGGTGACGCGGAGGAGGAGTACCGAGCGGATCTGGTCAGGCACCCCCATAACGGATGGGCCCTTTTCGGCCTGGTCAAGAGCCTCCGCGCTCAAGAGAAGGTCCGTGAAGCCGAGGAGGTGGAACGTCAATTCAAGGCGGCCTGGAGTTACGCCGATGTGACACTGACCGGGTCGCGGTTTTGA
- the msrA gene encoding peptide-methionine (S)-S-oxide reductase MsrA: MGSIRRTRRQMITLCLFGAVAGLSFGPTVWAAEPAKAYFAGGCFWCMEEAFEPVEGVLSVVSGYMGGNVANPTYAQVSTGKTGHAESVEVTYDPAKVTYQTLLDVFWRNVDPLTPNGQFCDHGNQYRSAIFYGTDEERKLAEESKAALERSKRFAQPIVTQVAKASTFYPAEEEHQDYYKKNPIRYKYYKFGCGRAQRLESLWGKP; this comes from the coding sequence ATGGGGTCGATTCGACGCACAAGGCGGCAGATGATCACGTTGTGCCTGTTCGGAGCGGTGGCTGGTTTGTCGTTCGGCCCGACGGTCTGGGCGGCCGAGCCGGCCAAGGCCTATTTCGCGGGGGGCTGCTTCTGGTGCATGGAGGAAGCGTTTGAGCCGGTGGAGGGGGTCCTTTCCGTGGTCTCCGGTTACATGGGGGGGAACGTCGCCAACCCCACCTATGCTCAAGTCTCCACCGGAAAGACCGGCCATGCCGAGTCGGTCGAGGTGACATATGATCCAGCCAAGGTGACGTATCAAACGTTGCTGGACGTGTTTTGGCGGAACGTGGATCCACTGACGCCCAACGGGCAATTCTGCGATCATGGCAATCAATATCGGTCCGCCATCTTCTACGGGACGGACGAAGAACGAAAACTGGCTGAGGAGTCGAAAGCGGCGCTCGAACGGTCGAAACGGTTCGCGCAGCCGATCGTGACCCAGGTGGCCAAGGCCTCCACCTTCTATCCGGCGGAGGAGGAGCACCAAGACTATTACAAGAAAAATCCCATCCGGTATAAGTATTACAAGTTCGGCTGTGGACGGGCGCAGCGGTTGGAGTCTCTGTGGGGGAAACCGTAA
- a CDS encoding CBS domain-containing protein: protein MPILVAINGIVQTAPPKPAGPRYAPSQLAEARDQSGRHPSASDDQVASAAQRAYHQQAHQGSQQRPAVIARDLMTSPVITLSSDSTLNDAWTVMTRKRFRHIPITSLDGTLVGMVSERDLLIHAPELIVGLPPPQGERLKLAEIMTTRVISATVATDIREIARIMLDERIHAVPILDGNRHPIGIVSSQDLLRGIANHGPLELWT from the coding sequence ATGCCGATTCTCGTCGCCATCAACGGCATCGTGCAAACCGCCCCCCCTAAACCGGCAGGTCCACGATATGCGCCGAGCCAGTTGGCCGAAGCCCGTGACCAGTCTGGCCGACATCCGTCTGCGTCGGACGATCAAGTGGCCTCAGCCGCACAACGAGCCTACCATCAACAGGCCCATCAAGGGTCGCAGCAGAGGCCGGCGGTCATCGCTCGTGATTTGATGACGTCGCCCGTCATCACTCTGTCCTCCGACAGCACTCTGAACGACGCATGGACTGTGATGACGCGGAAAAGATTCCGGCATATTCCCATCACTTCACTGGACGGGACCCTCGTCGGAATGGTGTCCGAGCGTGACCTGCTGATTCACGCGCCCGAACTGATTGTCGGACTTCCACCACCCCAGGGTGAACGTCTGAAACTGGCCGAGATCATGACCACGCGCGTCATCTCGGCAACCGTCGCAACGGATATCCGTGAGATCGCCCGCATCATGCTCGATGAGCGAATCCATGCCGTCCCTATTCTGGATGGAAACCGCCATCCGATCGGGATCGTTTCATCGCAAGACCTCTTGCGAGGGATCGCCAACCACGGTCCCCTTGAGCTGTGGACTTGA
- a CDS encoding DUF192 domain-containing protein, protein MTQAKGASSAGSQGQSKNRIVMMVLLAVLMMSLSVFIGEKKESSVIVVRFPSGVELEAEVADTPEKLLFGLAFRDELPPNGGMLYIFEENGLHRVRTKEYRFPVDILWVDESRHVVYMLEHAEPCSQDPCPLYGPPPAAARYVIQAESGFLKRAGVAQNDELKYSLRM, encoded by the coding sequence ATGACGCAAGCGAAGGGCGCTTCTTCAGCGGGCAGCCAAGGACAATCGAAGAACCGGATTGTCATGATGGTGTTGCTTGCCGTCCTCATGATGAGCCTCTCCGTGTTTATCGGGGAGAAAAAAGAATCGAGCGTGATCGTCGTCCGATTCCCCAGCGGAGTCGAGTTGGAGGCCGAAGTCGCGGATACGCCGGAAAAGCTTCTGTTCGGACTGGCGTTCCGAGACGAGTTGCCTCCGAACGGGGGGATGCTCTATATCTTTGAAGAAAACGGTCTTCATCGAGTGCGGACCAAAGAGTATCGTTTCCCCGTGGACATTCTGTGGGTCGATGAGAGCCGTCACGTTGTGTATATGCTGGAACATGCCGAACCTTGCTCGCAGGACCCCTGTCCTCTCTATGGCCCCCCTCCGGCCGCGGCCCGTTACGTTATTCAGGCCGAGTCCGGATTTCTCAAAAGAGCAGGGGTAGCGCAGAACGACGAGCTTAAATACTCGCTTCGTATGTGA
- a CDS encoding ribosome maturation factor RimP yields MSTKSRVAHSVVDRVQDAVLPILWALGLELVEVVWAGQGSRSVLRIVIDKPGGVTVTDCERAHKALGPALDVADLIPHAYTLEVSSPGLDRPFKRLQDYQRAIGKDVSLKLRQPLNGQWRLVGRLEAVNEQGVCLSVAGGANEPERVTLDRESIAEAKLVVKI; encoded by the coding sequence TTGAGCACGAAGAGCCGCGTTGCGCATTCGGTCGTCGACCGCGTGCAGGACGCCGTTTTGCCGATTCTCTGGGCGTTGGGGTTGGAGTTGGTCGAAGTTGTGTGGGCGGGACAGGGGTCTCGCTCCGTCCTCCGTATCGTGATCGATAAGCCGGGCGGTGTCACCGTCACCGACTGCGAACGAGCGCATAAGGCGTTGGGACCGGCTCTGGATGTCGCCGATCTCATCCCACACGCCTATACGTTGGAAGTCTCTTCACCGGGGCTGGATCGGCCCTTCAAGCGTCTTCAGGATTATCAGAGAGCGATCGGGAAAGACGTCAGCTTGAAGCTGCGACAACCGCTGAACGGTCAGTGGCGCCTGGTGGGGAGGCTTGAAGCCGTCAATGAGCAAGGGGTTTGCTTGTCCGTGGCAGGGGGAGCAAACGAGCCGGAGAGAGTGACACTTGATCGCGAATCCATTGCCGAGGCAAAGCTGGTGGTCAAAATTTAA
- a CDS encoding pyridoxal phosphate-dependent aminotransferase, with protein sequence MRRAVSRRMADLAQSEIRAMTQACASMKGINMAQGVCDTPAPSIVLEAAQRAIKDGRNIYTRFDGLAELRQALAEKLTRYNGIQADPDTEIVVSAGATGAFHCACEALLEPGDEVIVFEPFYQYHLSALLAVEAVPITVRMEHPEWTFTAVQLEQAVTEKTKAIVVNSPGNPSGKVWTRDELETVAAIAKKHDLFVFSDEIYEYFLYDGRSHLSMAALPGMADRTITVGGYSKTFSVTGWRIGYSVAARPWAQAIGAVNDLLYVCAPAPLQMGIAAGIIELPGDFYKELARSYQRKRDRFCEALAEAGLTPSIPDGAYYVLADVSKVPGSIGKARAIALLEATGVAGVPGEAFFSGTDGSRFIRFSYAKTDEELDEACRRLKRAKF encoded by the coding sequence ATGAGACGGGCGGTGAGTCGGAGAATGGCGGATCTCGCGCAGTCCGAGATCCGGGCGATGACGCAGGCCTGCGCGAGCATGAAGGGGATCAACATGGCCCAGGGAGTCTGTGATACGCCGGCGCCTTCCATCGTCCTTGAGGCCGCGCAGCGGGCGATCAAGGATGGTCGGAACATCTACACGCGGTTTGACGGGCTCGCGGAATTGCGGCAGGCGCTGGCCGAGAAACTGACCCGCTACAACGGCATTCAGGCCGATCCGGACACGGAGATTGTCGTCAGTGCCGGCGCGACCGGTGCCTTTCATTGCGCCTGCGAGGCGTTATTGGAGCCGGGTGACGAAGTCATCGTGTTTGAGCCGTTCTATCAATATCACCTGAGTGCGCTGCTGGCGGTGGAAGCCGTGCCGATCACGGTCAGGATGGAGCATCCGGAATGGACCTTCACGGCTGTTCAATTGGAGCAGGCGGTCACCGAGAAGACCAAAGCGATTGTGGTCAATTCGCCGGGCAATCCTTCGGGAAAGGTGTGGACGCGAGACGAATTGGAAACCGTCGCGGCCATCGCAAAAAAGCACGACCTCTTCGTGTTTTCGGACGAAATCTACGAATACTTTCTCTATGACGGGCGCTCTCACCTGAGCATGGCCGCTTTGCCGGGCATGGCCGATCGGACGATCACCGTCGGCGGCTATTCCAAAACCTTCAGCGTCACGGGGTGGCGCATCGGCTACAGCGTGGCGGCTCGACCATGGGCCCAGGCCATCGGTGCCGTCAACGACCTGCTGTACGTCTGCGCTCCGGCCCCTCTTCAAATGGGGATCGCAGCGGGCATCATCGAGCTGCCCGGTGATTTCTACAAAGAGCTTGCGCGTTCATACCAGCGCAAGCGGGATCGGTTTTGCGAGGCGTTGGCCGAGGCCGGGTTGACTCCCTCGATTCCCGACGGCGCGTACTATGTGTTGGCGGATGTCTCGAAGGTGCCCGGCTCGATCGGCAAGGCCCGCGCGATAGCCCTCTTGGAAGCAACCGGTGTGGCGGGGGTGCCGGGGGAAGCGTTTTTCTCCGGTACGGATGGCTCACGCTTCATTCGGTTTAGTTACGCCAAAACAGATGAAGAGCTGGACGAGGCTTGTCGTCGCCTGAAGCGGGCGAAATTCTAG
- a CDS encoding 4Fe-4S dicluster domain-containing protein, translating to MALLITDECISCGACLPECPNEAIFETRSDAESKGYHVGDGQGVGDNIYVITHERCTECVGHFDEPQCAAVCPVDNCCISDPAYPETTEALLEKAKQLNPDKAIDPAKVWSGVRN from the coding sequence ATGGCACTGTTGATCACGGACGAATGCATTTCTTGCGGGGCATGCTTGCCGGAGTGCCCCAATGAAGCGATTTTTGAAACAAGAAGTGACGCCGAAAGCAAAGGCTATCACGTCGGTGACGGGCAGGGGGTTGGTGACAATATCTACGTTATTACTCACGAGCGATGCACCGAATGCGTCGGTCATTTCGACGAGCCCCAGTGCGCCGCCGTCTGTCCGGTTGATAACTGTTGCATCTCCGACCCGGCCTATCCCGAAACGACAGAAGCTCTTCTTGAAAAGGCCAAGCAGTTGAATCCGGATAAGGCGATCGACCCGGCAAAAGTGTGGAGCGGAGTGAGGAACTGA